The sequence below is a genomic window from Phoenix dactylifera cultivar Barhee BC4 unplaced genomic scaffold, palm_55x_up_171113_PBpolish2nd_filt_p 001553F, whole genome shotgun sequence.
gaggaggatTTCAAAGAGAAAATCGCAAGCCAGCTCGATGCCTTCTCGGATAAGATTGGCAGGAACGTCGTTTTGGAGCTCGTCAGCACTGAGATCGATCCAAGTAAGTCCATGTCTTTTATAATTTATCAAGATTTATTGCAGCCTTTTGATGTTTCTGGTTTGATTATCTGAAACTTATGTGTTTATCGATtcaattattttctttctttctttgctcaAAGAAACATGTTTTTCTTCAAGTTTTCCTATGAAATTGGAGCTTTTTTTGTGGAAACGATTAGTTGCAATACTTCAAAGTATTTGTTAACCATACTTCCCTATTAGTTCCAACTAAAACTACATATCTCTAAACAGTATTAAATTGGTATATAGTTTTTCTTCTGAACCATTTCATTCATATTTTGATCGACTTTGTAACTCTTTCTCTGATCAACAATTTCTTCTTCCATATCGAAGGGACACAAAGGCCTAAGAAAAGCAAGAAGGCAGTGCTCAGGGACTGGTttgagaagaagaaggtgaaggGGGAGAGGGTGGTGTACACAGCTGAATTCATGGTGGACTCCAGCTTCGGCACGCCGGGAGCCATCACGGTGCTGAATAGGCACCAGCAGGAGTTCTTCTTGGAAAGCATAGTCGTCGAGGGCTTCGCCTGCGACCCTGTCCACTTCTCTTCCTACTCATGGATCCAACCCACCAAAATTCACCCCACCAAGAGGGTCTTCTTCAGCAAcaaggtctcccatcctcccttgCAGTACAAAATTTCAAGAATGATTATAACAATAACTAGCACTAATTATGATAGTAATTAAATATCATTAGTATTTCTGCTAGAATTTCTGTACGcaatttgatgattaacaataaCAACTAACGGTAATGATATGTTAATCTGAGTTTCAGTAATGATATGGTAGAACTTGTAAGCCATACCAGTTGCCTTAATTAATGAGCCATTCTGTCTTCATGGTTTGGTTGGAACAGCCATATCTGCCATCAGAGACACCTCCTGGCCTGAGGGAATTCAGGGAAAGTGAATTGAAGGAGCTAAGGGGCGACGGGACCGGCGAGAGGAAGCTCACCGACAAAATTTACGACTACGATACGTATAATGACTTGGGCAACCCTGATAAGGGATTCGAGTATGCGAGGCCGGTCCTCGGAGGAGAAGAAATGCCATATCCAAGGAGATGTAGAACAGGGAGGCCTCCAACCAATACAGGTAATGGCACATTTCTACTTAAAATAGTTTAGTGATAAGAAAGTCTTAAGACAAAGCTATGAGTGGCAACTCCTGGAGACATAACTGACTATAAATATGTAGAAATCTAGAGATACTTTATAAATTTATATAGGTTTAATGTTACGTGAACCAGTTGGTTTTGCTTTTTGAAATTGACCTTAGGCCAAACTTTGTTGTGCACCAAACGGCAAAGTATGAGGCTGATTTGCTTTACAGACCAAAATTTGGTAGATGATTTAACACATCCACCTCcataaatttatatcaaattgaagaatttctttctaAGAATACGGAGAGAGCATCGCAGTTCGCATTCAAACACTGAATCTCTTTCTAGCACAAAACTAATCTGAATGCGATAATTTGCAAACAGTGAGACAATTAGTAATCATATAGGTTGAGAGGTAATGTTTATATTAAAAATGTCCTCTGTTCCCAAATTGAAACAATATACTGTCACCCCATACCTCACCTTCTTTCGATCCCTCGGCGTCGGGCAGAGGTGTATGTCTTCACcattttttctgaattttttttgcctGCTAGCTTGTTTGACTTGTCTACATGGACTAAGAAAAGTATGATAGGAAGAATGGGTCTCAATTCTGGTCTTAGTGATAAAGGGTCTAATCTTTCTTTAATCCCGACCAACCCCAACTGACCAAATAAACAACAATAATGACCCAAAAACATGTATGCTATTCTTCCACAaagccatttttttttgtttgtctttTCATCACAGTGCATGCACAGGAGCCCAATCCCTTTTCAGAAAACAAAGAATTCTGTGAACCAAAACTTCTTAACATCTTGAATCAACAAGAAGGATATGACATTCTGACTCATCGATCGATGATTTGTGCTGCTGCAGATATGCACGCCGAGAGCAGAGTGGAGTATCCAACGCCAATATATGTGCCTCGTGATGAAGCATTTGAGGAGGGGAAGCAAGAGATGTTGTCCGAAGGTGCGCTGAAAGCATTGCTCCACAACCTCGTGCCATCCTTGGTCGCGTCCATTTCTCCGGAGAGCCATGACTTCAAGGCCTTCCACGACATCGACAACCTCTTCAAAGAGGGCCTTCGCTTGAAGAAGACCTTACAGGACCAACTTTTCCATAAGATTCCATTTGTGAGCAAGATTGAAGAGTCGAGCGAGGCCCTACTCCGATTTGACACCCCAGCCATCATATCAAGTAAGCCAATAGATATCTTCTCTTCGATCAtgcaagttgtttaacaaaAATTAGTCAAGATAGCTCGAGCATGTCCCCACATTGATGGAAGAAATCCATTGCTTTCAATTAAATGCACCACGTCTGTGCCATATAGTCTACGGCAACATTTCCATCAATCCTGGAGCAAAAAGCTGAGTGTGTGGAACCACATACTGCAAGTCATAGATGCTGATCGCCATACCTAACGTGGCACTTCTATGCACCTCATAGATCGATCTTGGTCCCCTGTTCATCGATGTAACTCGATGCCGTCAGCTGGTACAAGTTATGTAGAGTTCCATTCCACAAGCCACCTTATATAGAAGCCTAATAATTAAGACAACTTTTAGTTAAAACAGTgatgagataaatcaagcaaCCTCCATGCGAGTGTCTGGTTACACAAATAGAAGATATGGCATGTTTTTGATGACTGTGCTAATTAAAGCTTGTCCAAGggatgaaatttttattttgcccTCTCGAAAAACTAAATATCAGAGTAGAACTTTGACTCCAGAAGCGAAAAATATCATTTTCCTTTCAATTATGTCACAAGGTCACAGCAGCCAATCAGCTCGTACCACGCTATGTTGCTTTTAGATTTCTGTCGTATCCACTTATCATTATCATCGTCAACCATTCTGCCATCATGATATCTTTCGGCCGTGTGCATCTTTTGACCGTTGGTTTCCTCTGACAACTTGCAGAGGACAAGTTTGCGTGGCTGCGCGACGACGAGTTCGCTCGGCAAGCACTCGCTGGCATCAACCCCGTCAACGTAGAGCGGCTTCAGGTAATTGATCCATTTCCCAAGGATAATTTCTCCATTTCAGTAAACTGGGGACAAGTTACCATCTTGTTCTTGATGCAAAGAGCTTTCTTCACAAGGAGAAGTTTGCAAATATTAACGGTGTATGCTGTCTTCTTAGGTATTCCCTCCTGTTAGCAAGCTCGATCCGGCCATGTATGGTCCTCCTGAATCTGCCATCAAAGAGGAACACATTATTGGCCATCTCAATGGCATGTCAGTCCAACAGGTAATTCTTTCAAGAAGGAAATACAAATCTGTAAATGCTTTGCTGAAATCCAGAGTCGCATTCATCTTAAGATGTGGTGCTCTTCTGTTGTTAATTTGGAGTCCAAGGCTACTTATCAGAACAAAACTATCAAATTAATAAATGACAGGCATTCCATCTAGTTCCATATTTTGCTCATATTTTGTTCAAAACTCTACATGACAGGCATTGGAGGAGAACAAGCTCTTCATCTTGGATTTCCATGATGTTTACCTCCCATTTCTTGACCGGATCAATGCGCAGGATGGAAGGAAAGCCTATGGTACAAGAACTCTTTTTTTCCTCAGTCCACTTGGGACTTTAAAGCCAATAGCCATTGAGCTCAGTCTCCCACCAGCAACCCCTGGTTGTTCAAGGGCGAAACGTGTCTTCACACCACCCACTGAGGCCACCAGCAACTGGCTCTGGCAACTCGCCAAGGCCCACGTCTGCTCCAATGATGCTGGGGTCCACCAACTTGTCAACCATTGGTAAGTTAATCTAATTCATTGCAAGCGAACGATAAGAGCTAGTGATGGCATAGGCCAATTTAGTTTACAAGATTTACTCCTGCTTCGAGCGACGACGAGTTAATGTTTTTGGTTGAAATTGGCTTTAGGTTGaggacacatgcatgcatggagCCCTTCATAATAGCAGCGCATCGACAACTAAGTGCCATGCATCCCATCTTCAAGCTGCTCAAGCCTCACATGCGTTACACACTAGAGATCAATGCTCTTGCTCGGCAAATCCTCATCAGTGGTGGTGGAGTCATCGAGTCCGGCTTCACCCCTGGATCGTGCTGCATGGAAATGAGTGCCTCGTTCTATAAAAACCATTGGCGTTTCGACCAAGAGGGCCTCCCTGCTGATCTCATCAGAAGGCAAGTATCTATCAATTCTTTTCAGCTTGACCTCGACAAACATGACATTCATCATTATACACAAGCGAGAAGAAAAGCATATTATTAGAAGCAAATTTCATATAgatatttataaaattataaagTCCACTAAACTTGTACAAATGGTTCATTATGTGCTTTAAGAAGTTTGAATATTTAAAATCTATACAATTTTTGCGTTAAgagaaaatattataataaagaaaaggaaaaactctaACAATGTAAAATGATAATGGCAATAATACCAAGAAATGTAatgttattcaaaaaaaatatgccACTAATAAAATAAAGCTTGACTATTCAATTTTACGACTACTCAACTAATAGCATTTCCAAACAATTCAACGAAATCGTTGACAAGAGAATAGATGATACCTTCAAATATAAGAAGTATATATAACAAGTATGATACAAAAACTAGCTCACTATAAATGTTCTCATAATTTGACAACATGAtactctccaaagttcatattgGCTAACGAATGCatgtattttttctttatttttgatgTACAGAGGCATGGCCATAGAGGACCCTAGCCAACCCCATGGGCTAAAGCTTCTCGTGGAGGACTACCCCTACGCCAACGATGGCCTCCTCATTTGGTCCGCCCTCCAGACCTGGGTCCGGACCTACGTCCAGGCCTACTACCCGAACCCCCACGTCGTCCAAGCCGACACCGAGCTCCAAGCCTGGTACGCCGAAGCCGTCCGCGTGGGCCACGCCGACAAGAGCGGCGCCGACTGGTGGCCCCGGCTCGGCTCCCCCGCCGACCTTGCCTCCCTCCTCACTACCCTCCTCTGGCTCGCGTCGGCTCAGCACGCCGCGCTCAACTTCGGCCAGTATCCGCTCGGCGGCTACATCCCGAACCGGCCGCCTCTCATGCGCCGGCTCGTCCCCGCCGAGGGCGACCCCGAGTACGACAACTTCCTCGCAGATCCACACCGATTTTTCCTCTCCGCGCTGCCGAGTTTGACCCAGGCGACGACATTCATGACGGTGATCGACACGCTCTCGACGCACTCGGCGGACGAGGAGTACCTCGGGGAGCGCCGGGATTCGTACACGTGGACGGGGGACGCCGAGATGGTGGACGCGTGGCACGCGTTCGCCGCGGAGGTGAGGCGCGCCGAGGAGGAGATCGCGAGGAGGAACGCTGACCCGGCGAGGAGGAACCGCTGCGGCGCCGGGGTTTTGCCGTATGAGTTGCTGGCGCCCAGTTCGCCCCCTGGGATCACGTGCAGGGGAGTGCCCAACAGCGTCTCCATTTGAGCTGAGCGCTTCTCCTTCTTTTAATTAACTTGATAAATGGCTccaattctttttccttttttaatgaCAAGGAAGGAGAGCTTTTGGGCCATTTCTGTGTATCGTATTGCGGTGTAAATATGCAATAAGACTACTTGTATAATGGAAGAGCCAAGAGAGATGTTATTATAGCAATGTAATTAGTTGTGGGCAAGATGATGACTACATTAGTCAGTCATTAATTACAAAATACATTTTATCCCAAAAAATTATGTGCATGATTGGTCCCTTTTTTTgtagttttctttatgatggtcGGAAGGGGAGCAATTAAGTGGAAGAGTGAGTTCATTTTACAAAATTTAGCCCTTTTTTGACAGCATATGGAGGCCCTTCATTTATCTGTAGATggataaatgaatgaatgattgATAAATAAAGATCTTTCTAGTCcgatctctcatttttcttggtGCTTTCTGTTGGCAAAAATATTGGACATCTCGATCTCAGACCAGACATACCCTCTTGACCTCAGACGCAAACTGAGAAGAACGACCCCGGGCTTAGCCGAACAACCAACCAGCTGAAGTGAGCGACCTCGATTCAAACCGAAGAGCCATTAGCCGAGGAAAGTAATCAACACGTGTCGACAAGGACTGACAGTTCTAACAACCGATAGGTATGGTAGCTCGTAGTCACAAAAGCACTACGGCATGCACCCCATCGGCACTACTCGCCGCCTATGCGGACTGCACCCACGCTTTTGTCGTATTACCGGTCATTATCTAACCATCATTGTACGCCATGTTAGGCCAAATAACGACAAAATGAGCTCCTCTATATAAAAATGCAACACAGAGGACCTCAAGTATGTATAGAATATTACTCGTAGAATCTACTCTCTGTTGAAATTCTCTCCATTTGACACTGTTGCCTCTCGATTCTGACTTAGACATTGGAGGGTCTTCCTTCAAAAACTCTCCAGCAAGCAAACTTTTTGCAAGCCATGCACGAAGAAGAACCGCCCCCCGCACCTCGGTCAGCCTACTTAACCTTACCTCCAACTGACTTTAGGGTCATCCAAGCTGTGCTCCGATCTCAGCCTAGCTTCGGCGGCAACACTTCCATTGGAGTTTACGGAATTAGTCCTGGGGTTGTGTTTTAAGGCTAGCCAACATCACCTGGTGTGTATTACCATCTTCACGGGAGGGGTTATACAATGCATTGGAGACCATATGAACGTACAATGTGAAAGGGACTTGTGAACTGCTGTGCATTGGATTGCAAATGCTCTTTTTCCCTTCAATCTTTCCACGTTTATTCCTGGTAGGTAGATAAACTTGATCCAGACTATGCACTATTTGAGAGTATCAAACATATTTATCAAAAGCAAAGTCAAGTCCCTGATTACTATATatcaagagagaaaaaaagccaCTGATTGGCTTTCTAATTGCAGTGTGAAATATGAACAAGAAGAACTGATTACAGACAGTATGTTTACTGGAGCGTGATTTGATCAGTCTCTTAATtatctttaattttttcttaCAGAAAACCCGATCCAATTAGCTTTACAAAATATCGGCACCTAGCACAcaatcctccctccctcctccccctccccctccccaccACGCCCGCActcaaaggaaaaagaataaagaaagaaaggttATGCACTTAGACAcacaaaaggaggaggaggaggaggaggagggggaggagaaagaaaagggtAGTGTCTTTGGACCCTCCACTTGGCTGAGGTAGTGAACGCTTTTAATTGGCAATTCAGTCCTCCACTTTCGTCAAACTAAAGGTGCAGAGGGGTTGCTTCCGCTTACGGCCTTCCACCTCCTCTCCAAGGCCGGCCCCAGCCGTACAATGTCCCAAGTTAAACATGCATGATTAAGGCTCACAAGCTTTTTTGGTCTACAAGATCCAAAGTTGTGAACTTTTCAGGTAGTCAGTGTACCAACCTTTCCCACTCAATGATTAAAGGCAGTCAGAAAAAACCACCACATTGGACGAAGTAAAGaaatttattttctaaaaaaaatttacgACCAATATCTTCCCCAAAATAAGGGAGAGTTGTTTtctccccctcttcttcttagATTAAGGTGGTGGTGGCCAAGAGGGGCTGCTCCGGTGGCGGCAGCCCAGGATAGTCCTTCGGCTGCAACCTCGCCGGCGATGTTGATCGGCCGAcatgaagaaggaaagaagaagaagatcatcaaAGACCCAATCAACTCGGTCTGAAACATGGCTATCTCCCTAACCCACCACCACATCATCTCAGGGTCCCTAGGGTCAATTCGAGTATGGAATAAGGACTTCTAGGACCCTCCTGCCGGTCCATAGAACCATGCAAAgagcaaaaaatagaaaaagagaaatcaagagagagagagaggagagagaaaatagagagagggctctcttcttcttttccaaaataggggagagtcattctctccctctcttcttctcagtTGTGGTGATAGCAAGGCGGCCTGCTTCGGTAAAGGTGGCCCAGGGCGGTCCTTCAGCCGCAGCCTCATCAACGATGGTGGTCAGTCGGCGCGAagaatggaagaagaagaagacccaATCAAGTCAGCCTGAAACATGGCTATCTCCCTAACCCTCCACCACATCATCTCAGGGGTTCCCAAGGGCGGCATGGCTGACTTTTTTTTTGGCGGCTAGTGGCGGCGAGCACAGGA
It includes:
- the LOC103708655 gene encoding putative lipoxygenase 5, which translates into the protein MGSSIERLGNSLIQKSPLLPYARTLRGEQSKLFFPSAPSPLRQRRLDGVKRVVRAPVAAAVTERVVKVVGEKAVTFKVRAALTVRRKKEEDFKEKIASQLDAFSDKIGRNVVLELVSTEIDPRTQRPKKSKKAVLRDWFEKKKVKGERVVYTAEFMVDSSFGTPGAITVLNRHQQEFFLESIVVEGFACDPVHFSSYSWIQPTKIHPTKRVFFSNKPYLPSETPPGLREFRESELKELRGDGTGERKLTDKIYDYDTYNDLGNPDKGFEYARPVLGGEEMPYPRRCRTGRPPTNTDMHAESRVEYPTPIYVPRDEAFEEGKQEMLSEGALKALLHNLVPSLVASISPESHDFKAFHDIDNLFKEGLRLKKTLQDQLFHKIPFVSKIEESSEALLRFDTPAIISKDKFAWLRDDEFARQALAGINPVNVERLQVFPPVSKLDPAMYGPPESAIKEEHIIGHLNGMSVQQALEENKLFILDFHDVYLPFLDRINAQDGRKAYGTRTLFFLSPLGTLKPIAIELSLPPATPGCSRAKRVFTPPTEATSNWLWQLAKAHVCSNDAGVHQLVNHWLRTHACMEPFIIAAHRQLSAMHPIFKLLKPHMRYTLEINALARQILISGGGVIESGFTPGSCCMEMSASFYKNHWRFDQEGLPADLIRRGMAIEDPSQPHGLKLLVEDYPYANDGLLIWSALQTWVRTYVQAYYPNPHVVQADTELQAWYAEAVRVGHADKSGADWWPRLGSPADLASLLTTLLWLASAQHAALNFGQYPLGGYIPNRPPLMRRLVPAEGDPEYDNFLADPHRFFLSALPSLTQATTFMTVIDTLSTHSADEEYLGERRDSYTWTGDAEMVDAWHAFAAEVRRAEEEIARRNADPARRNRCGAGVLPYELLAPSSPPGITCRGVPNSVSI